In Yersinia enterocolitica subsp. enterocolitica, one DNA window encodes the following:
- a CDS encoding PAS domain S-box protein has protein sequence MALHPASFDDHIFRLLIEAVDDYAIYIIDAQGHILTWNNGAERNTGYNADEIIGQSFELFYTPEDLATQLPAKGLLHANQLGHYENQGWRVRKNGKRFWGHITLSALHDSDHNLQGFVQVTRDLTDKWQRENALRKSEEQFRHLISEVEDYAIYMIDTHGRILTWNKGGERNEGYTSDEIIGEHFALLFTPEDISAGLPEKSLAKAIAEGNFQTEGWHVRKNGIRYWASVAINPMHDDSGKLLGFTKIVRDLTERRQREEALRISEERFRLMVDTVEDYAILMLDPWGRVNTWNHGAERNMGYASNEIIGQHFGCFFLPEDIAAGLPEKLLKTSASASRVEREGWLVRKDMTRYWAVAIITVIHDNSGKLLGYAKIIRDMSERKQREDALRASEIARYEEREQLHRVLSSIQEGIISLDTEGRVVLMNPKAEEMTGRSQNESCGLPIEDVFILWSPLQDKNQLVAINQCLAEGRHTLLPEGSQLLSSQGERQEIRCSASPIRDRDNLLTGAVVVFQDVTRARHEQRELQYQANHDMLTGLINRRRLEERLNQAISQLGQDEQHILCYVDLDYFKDVNDSAGHEAGDMVLRMVAQTMQQAVRENDIVARLGGDEFAIVLFNCQNKPATEVLERVVADIASIQFHWHGQSYSFTASLGAVSLNRQTETAAQAMRQADIACYTAKHAGRNRLSLSL, from the coding sequence ATGGCTTTGCATCCGGCATCATTTGACGATCACATTTTTCGGCTATTAATCGAAGCCGTAGATGACTACGCCATATATATCATTGATGCCCAAGGACATATCCTTACCTGGAACAATGGTGCCGAGCGCAATACTGGCTACAACGCCGATGAAATCATTGGCCAATCTTTCGAGCTGTTTTACACCCCTGAGGATTTAGCAACCCAATTGCCCGCCAAAGGCCTGTTGCATGCCAACCAACTTGGTCATTATGAGAATCAGGGCTGGCGAGTTCGCAAAAATGGTAAGCGCTTCTGGGGCCATATCACCCTTAGTGCATTGCATGACTCAGACCATAATTTGCAGGGTTTTGTGCAAGTTACCCGTGATCTGACCGACAAATGGCAGCGGGAAAATGCTTTGCGTAAAAGTGAAGAGCAGTTTCGCCATCTAATAAGTGAAGTCGAAGATTACGCTATCTACATGATAGATACTCATGGGCGTATTCTGACCTGGAATAAAGGCGGTGAGCGCAATGAAGGCTATACCAGTGACGAAATCATTGGCGAGCATTTTGCCTTGCTGTTTACACCAGAAGACATTTCCGCAGGTCTGCCAGAGAAATCACTGGCAAAAGCCATTGCCGAGGGTAATTTCCAGACCGAAGGCTGGCATGTGCGCAAAAATGGCATTCGTTACTGGGCCAGTGTGGCCATTAATCCCATGCATGATGACAGCGGGAAGCTATTAGGGTTTACCAAGATAGTCCGTGACCTGACTGAACGACGCCAGCGCGAAGAAGCCTTACGCATCAGCGAAGAACGTTTTCGCTTGATGGTCGATACCGTCGAAGATTATGCCATTTTAATGCTGGATCCCTGGGGCCGCGTCAATACCTGGAACCACGGCGCAGAACGTAATATGGGCTATGCCAGCAATGAAATAATCGGCCAACATTTTGGCTGCTTCTTTTTGCCTGAAGATATTGCCGCCGGGCTACCCGAGAAATTACTGAAAACCTCCGCTTCGGCCAGCCGGGTGGAACGTGAGGGCTGGCTGGTGCGTAAAGATATGACCCGCTATTGGGCTGTCGCCATTATTACCGTTATCCATGATAACAGCGGCAAACTGCTGGGTTATGCCAAAATAATCCGCGATATGAGCGAGCGAAAACAACGAGAAGATGCGCTGCGTGCCAGTGAAATAGCACGCTATGAAGAGCGGGAGCAACTGCATCGGGTGCTGTCATCCATTCAGGAGGGAATTATCTCTCTTGATACTGAAGGCCGCGTTGTATTAATGAATCCTAAAGCTGAAGAAATGACAGGCCGCAGTCAAAATGAATCTTGTGGCTTGCCCATTGAAGACGTTTTTATCTTGTGGTCCCCGCTACAGGATAAAAATCAATTAGTTGCCATCAATCAGTGTCTGGCCGAAGGGCGTCATACCTTATTGCCCGAAGGCAGTCAGCTGTTATCCAGCCAGGGAGAGCGCCAAGAGATTCGTTGCTCCGCCTCACCTATCCGTGATCGTGACAATCTGCTTACCGGTGCTGTGGTGGTTTTCCAGGATGTCACGCGCGCGCGCCATGAGCAGCGAGAGTTACAGTATCAGGCCAATCATGACATGTTGACCGGCTTGATAAATCGACGGAGATTGGAAGAACGCCTCAATCAGGCCATCAGCCAGTTGGGTCAGGATGAGCAGCATATCCTCTGTTATGTTGATTTAGATTACTTTAAGGATGTGAATGACAGCGCCGGCCACGAGGCTGGGGATATGGTGCTTCGAATGGTAGCGCAAACCATGCAACAAGCTGTGCGCGAAAATGACATTGTGGCGCGTTTAGGCGGTGATGAGTTCGCTATCGTGCTATTTAATTGTCAGAATAAACCCGCAACAGAAGTGTTGGAAAGAGTCGTCGCCGACATTGCCTCAATCCAATTCCATTGGCACGGTCAATCCTATTCCTTTACCGCAAGCCTAGGGGCGGTATCATTGAATCGGCAAACAGAAACGGCAGCACAAGCTATGCGTCAGGCCGATATTGCCTGTTACACGGCAAAACATGCTGGCCGCAACCGCTTATCACTTTCGCTATAA
- a CDS encoding DUF986 family protein, whose protein sequence is MSVTDIVLIVFIALLLAYAIYDEFIMNMMKGKTRLQIQLKRKSKIDCAIFVGLIAILVYNNVMANGEPLTTYLLVGLALIAFYLSYIRWPKLLFKNTGFFYANAFIEYRRIKSMNLSEDGILVIDLEQRRLLIQVRQLDDLEKIYNFFVENQS, encoded by the coding sequence ATGTCGGTTACTGATATTGTCTTAATTGTTTTTATTGCTCTGTTACTGGCTTATGCCATCTATGATGAATTCATCATGAACATGATGAAAGGTAAAACCCGACTGCAAATTCAACTTAAACGTAAAAGCAAAATCGACTGTGCCATTTTTGTCGGGCTGATTGCCATTCTTGTTTACAATAATGTCATGGCAAATGGCGAACCCTTAACCACTTATTTATTAGTGGGTTTAGCGTTAATTGCGTTTTATCTCTCTTATATTCGCTGGCCGAAATTGTTGTTTAAAAATACAGGTTTCTTCTACGCTAATGCTTTTATTGAATATCGCCGAATAAAAAGTATGAATTTATCTGAGGATGGGATACTGGTGATTGATTTAGAGCAGCGCAGATTACTTATTCAGGTTCGGCAATTAGATGACTTAGAAAAGATTTATAATTTTTTCGTTGAAAATCAGTCATAA
- a CDS encoding TonB-dependent receptor — translation MNQTISSRAPQKRLAPRLLCVMIGAALGTLSASSWAAAATDSTAENAKKTSATAATAKAEDSKTNDTITVVGAQETFRAGGNDLIPTYLDGQVANGGRIGFLGQQDARNVPFNVIGYTSKMIEDQQANSIADVVKNDASVQNVRGYGNPSQNYRIRGYNLDGDDISFGGLFGVLPRQIVSTSMVERVEVFKGANAFINGISPSGSGVGGMINLEPKRAGDTPLTRVTVDYGSASQVGGALDVGRRYGDDDQFGVRVNVLHREGESAIHDQKERTTAVSTGLDYRGDRARTSLDVGYQKQTIHHMRTDVAIGGATVIPEPPSSTLNYGQSWVYTDMETTFGMLRSEYDVSQNWTVYGSVGASRNEETGQYGAPMLTNNNGDATISRLYVPYVADSVAGLGGIRGHFDTGPITHKVNLGYAANYRTTKSAWNMSGQEDTNIYNPGVIGFPQTVMGSDSQDPQLTSQVRASGLSLSDTLSMMDDKVSLMLGVRRQEVTIRNFDSGVPNSAGSLDAMKVTPIYGIMVKPWEKVSLYANHIEALGPGKSAPYQYNGKPVVNAGQIPGIIHSKQNEIGVKFDNQRYGGTLALFEITRPTGMVDPATNVYGFYGEQRNRGIELNVFGEPVFGTRLLASATWLDPKLTKAADSANNGNDAVGVANYQLVFGGEYDIPVVEGLTATGTVVRSGSQYANEANTLKLKPWTRLDLGVRYTMPMKDTSLTWRANIENVTNERYWESVEDSGTYIYQGDPRALKLSVSMDF, via the coding sequence ATGAATCAAACTATTTCTTCTCGCGCACCTCAGAAACGGCTGGCTCCGCGCCTGTTGTGCGTCATGATCGGTGCCGCATTAGGGACGCTATCCGCTTCCTCATGGGCGGCTGCGGCCACAGATAGCACAGCTGAAAACGCCAAAAAAACCAGCGCGACAGCGGCTACAGCTAAAGCTGAAGACAGCAAAACAAATGACACCATCACCGTGGTCGGGGCGCAGGAGACTTTCCGTGCTGGTGGTAATGATTTAATTCCAACCTATTTAGATGGTCAGGTAGCGAATGGCGGTCGTATCGGCTTCCTCGGGCAGCAAGACGCGCGCAACGTGCCATTTAACGTCATTGGTTATACTTCCAAAATGATTGAAGACCAGCAAGCTAACTCGATTGCTGATGTCGTAAAAAATGATGCTTCCGTGCAAAACGTACGGGGTTACGGCAACCCGTCGCAGAACTATCGTATTCGGGGTTACAACCTTGATGGCGACGATATCTCATTTGGTGGCCTGTTCGGCGTTTTACCCCGTCAGATAGTCTCAACCAGCATGGTTGAGCGAGTCGAGGTTTTTAAAGGTGCCAATGCCTTCATTAATGGTATTTCACCCAGTGGTAGCGGTGTGGGCGGGATGATTAACCTCGAACCTAAACGTGCCGGTGATACTCCGTTGACTCGTGTTACGGTGGATTATGGTTCAGCATCACAAGTGGGTGGGGCGCTGGATGTGGGTCGCCGCTACGGTGATGACGATCAGTTTGGCGTGCGGGTCAATGTATTGCACCGTGAAGGTGAGTCAGCTATTCATGATCAGAAAGAGCGCACGACCGCAGTTTCTACCGGTTTAGATTACCGCGGTGATCGCGCCCGTACCTCATTAGATGTGGGCTACCAGAAGCAAACTATTCATCATATGCGCACTGATGTGGCGATTGGCGGTGCAACGGTTATTCCTGAACCGCCATCTTCAACCCTGAACTATGGGCAGTCATGGGTGTATACCGATATGGAAACCACCTTCGGTATGCTGCGTAGTGAGTATGATGTTAGCCAGAACTGGACAGTTTACGGTTCTGTGGGTGCCAGCCGTAACGAAGAAACCGGTCAGTATGGCGCGCCGATGCTGACGAATAATAATGGTGATGCTACCATTTCTCGCTTGTATGTGCCGTATGTTGCTGACTCTGTTGCCGGTCTGGGCGGTATTCGCGGCCACTTTGATACTGGCCCAATCACCCATAAAGTCAATCTGGGTTATGCCGCTAACTATCGGACTACTAAATCAGCCTGGAATATGTCTGGTCAAGAAGATACCAATATCTATAATCCGGGTGTGATTGGTTTCCCTCAGACCGTAATGGGGAGTGATAGTCAGGATCCCCAACTGACCAGTCAGGTGCGTGCTTCTGGGCTTTCATTATCTGATACGCTTTCGATGATGGATGACAAAGTGTCATTGATGCTGGGTGTACGTCGGCAGGAAGTCACTATTCGCAACTTCGACAGTGGGGTGCCAAACAGTGCTGGTTCACTGGATGCGATGAAAGTGACACCTATTTACGGCATCATGGTGAAGCCGTGGGAGAAAGTCTCCCTGTATGCTAACCACATTGAAGCACTGGGGCCGGGTAAGTCTGCGCCTTATCAATATAATGGCAAGCCAGTGGTTAACGCAGGCCAAATTCCGGGCATCATTCATTCCAAACAGAATGAAATCGGCGTGAAGTTTGATAACCAGCGCTACGGCGGTACGTTGGCTCTGTTTGAAATCACCCGACCAACGGGTATGGTTGACCCAGCGACTAATGTCTATGGTTTCTATGGCGAACAGCGCAACCGCGGTATTGAACTGAATGTATTCGGCGAGCCGGTATTTGGTACCCGTCTGTTAGCGAGCGCAACTTGGTTAGACCCTAAACTGACCAAAGCGGCTGACAGCGCCAATAATGGTAATGATGCCGTCGGTGTTGCCAACTACCAGTTAGTGTTTGGCGGCGAATATGATATTCCTGTGGTTGAAGGCCTGACCGCAACCGGAACCGTAGTGCGCTCTGGTTCCCAATATGCTAACGAAGCCAATACCTTGAAACTGAAACCTTGGACGCGTCTGGATCTGGGGGTGCGTTATACCATGCCAATGAAAGATACCAGCCTGACATGGCGTGCGAATATTGAGAACGTGACCAACGAACGTTACTGGGAATCGGTTGAAGATTCTGGCACTTACATCTATCAGGGCGACCCACGAGCGCTGAAATTATCAGTCTCAATGGATTTCTAA
- the manX gene encoding PTS mannose transporter subunit IIAB, which produces MSIAIIIGTHGVAAEQLLKTTEMLIGEQENVAYIDFVPGENADTLVEKYTAKLEGLETSAGVIFLVDTWGGSPFNAASRIVTDKENYEVIAGVNIPMLVETFMARDDNPSFAELVGIALETGRAGVKALKTSQVEPETKPAAVRKAAAAPAVALGPDDHMKIGLARIDDRLIHGQVATRWTKETNVNRIIVVSDEVAADKMRSTLLKQVAPPGVTAHVVDVEKAIRVYNNPQYAKDRVMLLFTNPTDVVRLVEGGVDIKSVNIGGMAFRQGKTQVNNAVSVDEKDVEAFKKLNARGIELEVRKVSSDSRLKMMDLISKLDK; this is translated from the coding sequence GTGAGTATAGCTATTATCATTGGCACACATGGGGTTGCAGCAGAACAACTGCTAAAAACCACTGAAATGCTTATAGGCGAACAAGAAAATGTCGCCTATATCGATTTCGTCCCAGGTGAGAATGCCGACACGTTAGTTGAGAAGTACACAGCTAAACTGGAAGGGTTGGAGACCAGTGCGGGAGTGATCTTCCTGGTTGATACCTGGGGTGGTAGCCCGTTTAACGCTGCCAGCCGAATTGTTACTGACAAAGAGAATTACGAAGTCATCGCTGGCGTTAACATTCCAATGCTAGTGGAAACCTTTATGGCCCGTGATGATAATCCATCATTTGCCGAATTGGTTGGTATTGCATTGGAAACCGGTCGTGCGGGTGTTAAGGCTCTTAAAACATCTCAAGTCGAGCCCGAAACAAAACCTGCTGCTGTACGCAAAGCGGCTGCAGCTCCTGCCGTCGCTTTAGGTCCGGATGATCATATGAAGATCGGGCTGGCGCGTATTGATGACCGCCTGATTCATGGTCAGGTCGCGACTCGCTGGACCAAAGAAACTAACGTAAACCGCATTATTGTGGTCAGTGACGAAGTCGCTGCTGACAAAATGCGTAGCACCTTGCTCAAACAGGTTGCTCCTCCGGGTGTCACCGCACACGTAGTTGATGTTGAGAAAGCTATCCGTGTTTACAACAACCCGCAATATGCCAAAGACCGGGTCATGTTGTTATTTACCAACCCAACCGACGTGGTGCGTTTGGTAGAGGGAGGCGTGGATATTAAGTCAGTCAATATTGGTGGTATGGCATTCCGTCAGGGTAAAACCCAGGTGAATAACGCCGTCTCTGTTGATGAAAAAGATGTTGAAGCTTTTAAAAAATTAAATGCTCGCGGTATTGAACTGGAAGTCCGAAAAGTCTCTTCGGATAGCCGACTCAAAATGATGGACTTAATTAGCAAACTGGATAAATAG
- a CDS encoding PTS mannose/fructose/sorbose transporter subunit IIC, whose translation MEITTLQIVLIFIVACIAGMGSILDEFQFHRPLVACTLVGLVLGDMKTGIIIGGTLEMIALGWMNIGAAVAPDAALASIISTILVIAGGQDIGAGIALAIPLAAAGQVLTIIVRTITVAFQHAADGAAERGSLRAITWIHISALFLQAMRIAIPALIVALSVGTSEVQMLLSSIPDVVTSGLNIAGGMIVVVGYAMVINMMRAGYLMPFFYLGFVTAAFTNFNLVALGVIGVVMALLYIQLSPKYNKSQVVQSGPSNNDLDNELD comes from the coding sequence ATGGAGATCACAACTCTTCAGATTGTGCTGATTTTCATCGTTGCCTGTATCGCCGGGATGGGTTCCATTCTGGATGAGTTCCAATTTCACCGTCCCCTCGTCGCCTGTACTTTGGTAGGTCTGGTTTTAGGTGATATGAAAACCGGTATTATTATCGGTGGTACCTTAGAAATGATCGCGCTCGGCTGGATGAACATCGGGGCTGCTGTAGCACCTGATGCCGCACTGGCGTCAATTATTTCGACCATTCTGGTTATTGCTGGTGGCCAAGACATCGGCGCCGGTATTGCTCTGGCAATTCCTTTGGCAGCGGCCGGCCAGGTGTTAACCATTATCGTACGTACAATTACCGTGGCCTTCCAGCACGCCGCAGATGGTGCAGCCGAACGTGGCAGCCTACGCGCGATAACCTGGATCCACATTTCTGCCCTGTTCTTGCAGGCGATGCGTATCGCTATCCCTGCCCTGATCGTTGCCCTGTCTGTTGGGACATCTGAAGTTCAGATGCTGCTCAGTTCGATTCCTGATGTGGTTACCAGTGGCTTGAATATCGCCGGTGGTATGATCGTCGTAGTCGGTTACGCCATGGTTATCAACATGATGCGTGCTGGCTACCTGATGCCATTCTTCTATTTAGGTTTCGTCACTGCCGCATTCACCAACTTCAACCTGGTGGCCTTGGGTGTTATTGGCGTGGTTATGGCCCTGCTGTATATCCAGCTCAGTCCGAAATACAACAAGTCCCAAGTTGTACAGTCTGGCCCGTCAAATAACGATCTTGATAACGAATTAGACTAG
- a CDS encoding PTS mannose transporter subunit IID: MVDTTTMLDKTSVDKTTTGEKKLTPADIRGVFIRSNLFQGSWNFERMQALGFCFSMVPAIRRLYPENSEERKQAIKRHLEFFNTQPFVAAPILGVTLAMEEQKANGAEIDDAAINGIKVGLMGPLAGVGDPIFWGTVRPVLAALGAGIAMSGSLLGPLLFFVLFNLVRLLTRYYGVAYGYSKGVNIVSDMDGGLLQKLTEGASILGLFVMGALVNKWTHVNIPVVVSKITNPAGETTVTTVQTILDQLMPGLVPLLLTFGCMWLLRRKVNALWIIMGFFAIGIFGYWIGFLAP, from the coding sequence ATGGTTGATACAACAACTATGCTTGATAAAACCAGTGTTGATAAAACAACTACTGGTGAAAAGAAACTCACGCCCGCCGATATTCGCGGTGTGTTTATCCGCTCAAACCTCTTCCAAGGGTCGTGGAACTTCGAACGTATGCAGGCGCTGGGTTTCTGCTTCTCTATGGTACCGGCCATTCGTCGCTTGTATCCGGAGAACTCGGAAGAGCGTAAGCAGGCCATCAAACGCCATTTGGAATTCTTCAACACCCAACCCTTCGTTGCTGCCCCGATTTTAGGTGTTACGCTGGCGATGGAAGAGCAGAAAGCCAACGGTGCTGAGATTGACGATGCCGCAATCAACGGGATTAAAGTCGGTCTGATGGGGCCACTGGCCGGTGTCGGTGACCCAATCTTCTGGGGTACTGTGCGCCCGGTATTGGCAGCTCTCGGTGCCGGTATCGCGATGAGCGGTAGTTTGCTCGGCCCATTGCTGTTCTTTGTTCTGTTTAACCTGGTTCGTTTGCTGACCCGTTATTATGGTGTGGCTTACGGTTATTCAAAAGGCGTCAATATCGTCAGCGATATGGACGGCGGCCTGCTGCAAAAACTGACGGAAGGGGCGTCTATCCTCGGCCTGTTTGTTATGGGGGCCTTGGTTAACAAATGGACGCACGTCAATATACCGGTTGTGGTGTCCAAAATAACCAATCCGGCGGGTGAAACTACCGTCACCACGGTGCAAACCATCTTGGATCAGTTGATGCCTGGTTTGGTACCATTGCTGTTAACCTTCGGCTGTATGTGGCTGTTACGCCGTAAAGTTAACGCGCTGTGGATTATTATGGGCTTCTTCGCCATCGGTATCTTCGGCTACTGGATTGGCTTCCTGGCACCGTAA
- the mntP gene encoding manganese efflux pump MntP: MNLSATLVLAFAMSMDAFAASIGKGASLHKPRFREAIRTGLIFGVIEAITPLIGWCIGLFASQYILEWDHWIAFSLLFILGCRMIFEGAKQQVEETEKMRSHSFWVLVMTAIATSLDAMAIGVGLAFLQVNIVHTAMAIGLATMIMATLGMLIGRYIGPLLGKRAEIIGGIVLIGIGFNILYEHIYRLA; the protein is encoded by the coding sequence ATGAATCTATCTGCAACATTAGTGCTTGCTTTTGCTATGTCTATGGATGCCTTTGCTGCATCTATTGGTAAAGGTGCCAGCTTACATAAACCCCGTTTTAGAGAAGCTATCCGCACCGGTCTTATCTTTGGTGTGATCGAAGCTATTACCCCACTAATTGGTTGGTGCATTGGCCTATTCGCCAGTCAATATATTCTGGAATGGGACCACTGGATTGCCTTCAGCCTGCTGTTCATTCTGGGTTGCCGCATGATTTTTGAAGGCGCAAAACAGCAAGTCGAAGAAACCGAAAAAATGCGCAGTCACAGCTTCTGGGTTCTGGTGATGACAGCTATCGCCACCAGCCTTGATGCCATGGCGATTGGTGTTGGTTTGGCATTCCTGCAAGTGAATATTGTTCACACCGCCATGGCGATTGGGTTAGCCACCATGATTATGGCGACACTCGGGATGCTGATTGGCCGCTATATTGGCCCACTGCTGGGTAAACGCGCTGAAATCATCGGCGGGATAGTGTTGATAGGTATTGGTTTTAACATCCTTTACGAGCACATTTATCGCCTCGCCTAA
- a CDS encoding TerC family protein yields the protein MEFLMDPSIWAGLLTLVVLEIVLGIDNLVFIAILADKLPPKQRDKARIIGLSLALIMRLGLLSVISWMVTLTTPLFSVGSFSFSGRDLILLVGGLFLLFKATTELHERLEGNQHDDSASKGYASFWAVVAQIVVLDAVFSLDAVITAVGMVNDLAIMMTAVVIAMGVMLLASKTLTRFVNAHPTVVVLCLSFLLMIGLSLIAEGFGFHIPKGYLYAAIGFSILIELFNQIARRNFIKHESRLPRRQRTAEAIIRLMGGRQQQEPQNGDPQLAMPAEAFAEEERYMISGVLTLASRSLRSVMTPRTEISWVDCHRSQAEIREQLLDTPHSLFPVCRDSLDQIIGVVRAKDLLVAIERGDSICEFAAATPPIVVPDTMDVINLLGVLRKAKGRLVVVNDEFGVVQGLVTPLDVLEAIAGEFPDEDETPDIIADGDGWLVKGGADLHSLEQALDCQELVSPTADYASLAGMLLSHSGHMPTAGDVVELHNLRFEIIEVSDYRIELVRITKLNNELEE from the coding sequence ATGGAATTTCTAATGGACCCCTCAATTTGGGCAGGGTTATTGACGTTGGTGGTACTGGAAATTGTTCTGGGTATCGATAACCTGGTGTTTATCGCCATTCTGGCCGATAAATTGCCGCCAAAACAAAGAGATAAAGCTCGTATTATCGGGTTGTCTCTGGCATTGATTATGCGTTTGGGGCTGCTGTCGGTGATTTCCTGGATGGTCACGCTGACCACACCGCTGTTTAGTGTTGGCAGCTTTAGCTTCTCCGGGCGAGATCTAATTTTGCTGGTGGGGGGGCTATTCCTACTGTTTAAAGCCACCACCGAGTTACATGAACGGCTTGAGGGAAACCAGCACGATGATAGTGCGAGCAAAGGTTATGCCAGCTTCTGGGCCGTTGTTGCACAGATAGTGGTATTGGATGCCGTGTTCTCCCTCGATGCGGTGATTACTGCCGTGGGGATGGTCAATGATTTGGCCATCATGATGACCGCGGTCGTGATTGCTATGGGCGTGATGCTGCTGGCATCAAAAACATTAACGCGGTTTGTTAACGCACACCCAACTGTGGTGGTGCTGTGTTTGAGCTTCTTGTTGATGATTGGCTTGAGCTTAATTGCTGAAGGTTTTGGTTTCCATATTCCGAAAGGCTATCTGTATGCCGCTATCGGATTCTCTATCCTGATAGAGCTGTTTAACCAAATTGCCCGCCGTAACTTTATTAAGCATGAGTCTCGCTTGCCGCGACGCCAGCGCACGGCGGAAGCTATCATCCGCCTTATGGGGGGGCGTCAGCAGCAGGAGCCACAAAACGGTGACCCGCAGTTGGCCATGCCGGCAGAGGCTTTTGCGGAAGAAGAGCGCTATATGATAAGTGGTGTCCTGACATTGGCATCCCGTTCATTGCGCAGCGTGATGACACCACGCACGGAAATCTCTTGGGTAGATTGCCATCGCTCACAAGCAGAGATCCGTGAGCAACTGTTGGATACGCCACACAGCTTATTCCCGGTTTGTCGTGACTCATTGGATCAGATAATCGGTGTGGTTCGAGCCAAAGATCTGTTAGTGGCGATTGAACGCGGAGATTCTATCTGTGAGTTTGCTGCGGCGACACCACCAATAGTCGTGCCTGATACCATGGACGTGATTAATCTATTGGGTGTTTTGCGTAAAGCGAAAGGCCGCTTGGTGGTAGTTAATGACGAATTTGGTGTGGTGCAAGGGTTGGTGACACCGCTGGACGTGCTGGAAGCTATCGCTGGTGAGTTCCCTGATGAAGATGAAACGCCAGATATTATTGCCGATGGTGATGGTTGGTTGGTGAAAGGGGGGGCAGATTTGCACTCTCTGGAGCAGGCGCTTGATTGTCAGGAGTTGGTCAGCCCGACGGCAGACTATGCTTCATTAGCGGGTATGCTGCTGTCTCACTCTGGGCATATGCCAACTGCGGGGGATGTGGTTGAACTGCATAACCTGCGCTTTGAGATTATCGAAGTCTCAGATTACCGTATTGAATTAGTGCGTATCACCAAGCTGAATAACGAATTGGAAGAGTAA
- the rlmA gene encoding 23S rRNA (guanine(745)-N(1))-methyltransferase, giving the protein MSYQCPLCHQALQQSPQQWRCSNNHQFDCAKEGYVNLMPVQHKGSKQPGDSPEMMQARRAFLDAGYYQPLQQQVCDILDKALPQDAAMLLDIGCGEGYYTAAVADRLNRQRQMAIFGLDVAKVAVRYGAKRYPQVSFCVASSHRLPFANHALDAVLRIYAPCKATELARTVKPGGIVVTVAPGPRHLYQLKALIYAQVQLHDDTPEHLDGFDLISSKNLAYELKLTGKQSFNLLQMTPFAWRASIETGQELAARPSFVCETDFVIAVHRRREDLASTALSSDEKLI; this is encoded by the coding sequence ATGTCTTATCAGTGCCCCCTTTGTCATCAGGCCTTGCAGCAAAGCCCGCAACAGTGGCGTTGCAGCAATAATCACCAGTTTGATTGCGCCAAAGAGGGTTACGTCAATTTAATGCCGGTGCAGCATAAAGGGTCGAAACAGCCAGGGGATAGCCCAGAGATGATGCAGGCTCGGCGGGCTTTTCTGGATGCGGGTTATTATCAACCCTTGCAACAGCAGGTTTGCGATATTCTGGATAAGGCGCTGCCACAGGATGCCGCTATGTTGTTGGATATCGGTTGTGGCGAAGGTTATTACACCGCCGCAGTGGCGGATCGATTAAATCGGCAACGTCAGATGGCTATTTTCGGGTTAGATGTCGCTAAGGTTGCCGTCAGATACGGCGCAAAACGCTATCCTCAAGTGAGTTTTTGTGTCGCGTCGAGCCATCGGTTACCTTTTGCTAATCATGCTCTTGATGCAGTGTTACGTATTTATGCCCCATGTAAGGCAACGGAATTAGCTCGCACTGTGAAACCAGGTGGCATCGTTGTTACTGTTGCGCCTGGCCCGCGCCATCTCTATCAGTTAAAAGCCCTGATTTATGCTCAAGTACAACTTCACGACGATACGCCAGAGCATTTGGATGGGTTTGATCTGATTAGCAGTAAAAATTTGGCCTACGAACTGAAGTTAACCGGTAAACAAAGCTTCAATTTATTGCAGATGACGCCTTTTGCCTGGCGCGCTTCCATTGAAACTGGACAAGAACTCGCTGCCCGGCCGTCCTTTGTCTGTGAAACCGATTTTGTTATCGCCGTTCATCGCCGGAGAGAAGATCTTGCGAGTACAGCATTAAGCAGTGACGAAAAGCTAATATAA